From Salvelinus fontinalis isolate EN_2023a chromosome 37, ASM2944872v1, whole genome shotgun sequence, the proteins below share one genomic window:
- the LOC129836132 gene encoding tubulin--tyrosine ligase-like isoform X2, protein MQLVNYYRGADKLCRKASLVKLIKTSPELPDPGNWLPESYIIYPTNLNTPIAPAKNGISHLKSNPKTDEREVFLASYHSRKESGEGTVWIAKSSAGAKGAGILISHDANQLLEFIDNQGQVHVIQKYLERPLLLQPGNRKFDIRSWVLVDHQYNIYLYREGVLRTASEPYDSSNFQDVTSHLTNHCIQKEHSQNYGRYEEGNEMFFDEFRQYLLSTYNIVLETNILPQIKQIIRSCLTCIEPAISTKHLSYQSFQLFGFDFMVDESFKVWLIEINGAPACAQKLYPELCQGIVDVAISSVFTLNNDSEPRSSSSSPAPYSSSPSFSTLTSSSCSSPKLRGPLHVGPFTRL, encoded by the exons ATGCAACTGGTGAATTATTACAGAGGAGCAGACAAGTTGTGCCGCAAAGCATCTTTAGTCAA GTTAATCAAGACTAGCCCGGAGCTTCCAGATCCCGGCAACTGGTTGCCTGAATCGTACATCATCTATCCTACTAACCTCAACACTCCCATTGCGCCTGCAAAGAATGGCATAAGCCACCTGAAAAGTAACCCCAAGACGGATGAAAGAGAAGTTTTCCTGGCCTCTTATCACTCAAGGAAGGAAAGCGGAGAGGGAACAGTGTGGATCGCCAAGTCATCTGCTGGAGCAaaag GTGCTGGAATTTTGATATCCCACGATGCAAATCAATTGCTGGAGTTCATTGATAATCAAGGGCAGGTTCATGTCATTCAGAAGTACCTAGAAAGACCACTACTGTTGCAACCTGGCAACCGTAAATTTGACATCAG GAGCTGGGTGCTCGTGGACCATCAGTACAACATCTACCTTTACCGGGAGGGTGTGCTGCGGACGGCCTCGGAGCCCTACGACAGCTCCAACTTCCAGGACGTGACCAGCCACCTGACCAACCACTGCATCCAGAAAGAGCACTCCCAGAACTACGGCCGCTACGAGGAGGGCAACGAGATGTTCTTCGACGAGTTCCGGCAGTACCTGCTGAGCACCTACAACATAGTGCTGGAGACCAACATTTTACCTCAGATAAAGCAGATTATAAG GAGCTGTCTGACATGCATTGAGCCTGCCATCAGCACTAAGCACTTGTCCTATCAGAGCTTCCAGCTCTTCGGCTTTGACTTCATGGTGGACGAGAGCTTCAAGGTGTGGCTGATAGAGATCAATGGAGCTCCGGCCTGCGCACA GAAACTCTACCCGGAGCTATGCCAAGGTATCGTGGACGTGGCCATCTCCAGTGTCTTCACACTGAACAACGATTCCGAACCACGatcatcttcctcctcccctgctccctactcctcctccccctcatttTCTACTCTCACCTCATCCTCCTGTTCCTCTCCGAAACTGAGAGGACCTCTCCACGTGGGCCCATTCACCCGATtgtaa